A region of Pseudorasbora parva isolate DD20220531a chromosome 14, ASM2467924v1, whole genome shotgun sequence DNA encodes the following proteins:
- the timm44 gene encoding mitochondrial import inner membrane translocase subunit TIM44, producing the protein MAASLCQCYQLCVRRSPALFATRQYAAIYDRAHAYRICGPAASTAQARFMSSSGGRKGFLGEFMDNLKQELSKNKEMKENIKKFREEAMKLEESEALKQARRKYKTIESETAKTSDVLKKTLGTISETVKEGLEEVGRSDIGKKIKEGMEEAAKTAKQSAETVSKGGEKLGKTGAFRAISQGVESVKKEIGELGESGSYRPPSRLRKRNDFSSKAGGAEAKVFEANEEAMGVVLHKDSKWYQQWKDFKDNNAVFNRFFEMKMKYDESDNAFIRASRAVTDKMTDIIGGLFSKTEMSEVLTEILKVDPNFDKDSFLKQCERDIIPNILEAMIQGELDVLKDWCYEATYSQLAHPIQQAKAMGLQFHSKILDIDNIDLAMGKMMEQGPVLIITFQAQLVMVIRNMKGEVVEGDPGKVLRMMYVWALCRDQDELNPYAAWRLLDISASSTEQIL; encoded by the exons ATGGCGGCCTCCTTGTGTCAGTGTTACCAG TTGTGTGTCAGGAGAAGTCCTGCGCTCTTCGCCACTCGTCAGTATGCAGCGATATACGACAGAGCTCACGCGTACAGGATATGTGGCCCGGCGGCCAGTACGGCGCAG GCGAGGTTTATGTCCTCCAGCGGCGGTCGCAAGGGCTTCCTGGGAGAGTTTATGGACAATCTCAAGCAGGAACTGAGCAAGAACAAGGAGATGAAGGAGAACATCAAGAAGTTCCGCGAGGAGGCCATGAAACTAGAAGAATCTGAAGCCCTCAAGCAAGCCAGGAGGAAATAT AAAACCATCGAGTCTGAAACAGCCAAAACTTCTGACGTCTTGAAGAAAACTCTGGGCACGATATCAGAGACGGTGAAGGAG GGTTTGGAAGAGGTGGGTCGCTCGGACATCGGAAAGAAGATCAAGGAAGGCATGGAGGAGGCTGCCAAAACGGCCAAGCAGTCGGCAGAGACGGTGTCTAAGGGTGGGGAAAAACTGGGAAAGACCGGAGCATTTCGGGCGATCTCACAG GGCGTGGAGAGCGTGAAGAAAGAGATCGGTGAGCTTGGAGAAAGCGGCTCATACCGGCCGCCCAGCCGACTGAGGAAGAGGAACGATTTCTCATCCAAGGCAGGAGGCGCTGAAGCCAAAGTCTTCGAGGCCAACGA GGAGGCGATGGGTGTTGTGCTTCACAAGGACTCTAAATGGTATCAGCAGTGGAAGGACTTCAAGGACAACAATGCTGTTTTTAACA GGTTCTTTGAGATGAAGATGAAGTATGATGAGAGTGACAATGCCTTCATCAGAGCGTCCCGCGCCGTCACAGACAAAATGACCGACATCATCG GCGGTTTATTCTCTAAAACCGAGATGTCTGAAGTTCTGACTGAGATCCTGAAGGTGGATCCAAATTTCGACAAGGATTCGTTCCTCAAGCAGTGCGAGCGAGACATCATCCCCAACATCCTAGAG GCCATGATCCAGGGCGAGCTGGACGTGCTGAAGGACTGGTGCTACGAGGCC ACGTACAGTCAGCTGGCTCACCCCATCCAGCAGGCCAAAGCCATGGGCCTCCAGTTTCACTCCAAGATCCTGGACATTGATAACATCGAT CTGGCCATGGGGAAGATGATGGAGCAGGGTCCGGTTCTCATCATCACCTTCCAGGCTCAGCTGGTGATGGTTATCCGAAATATGAAGGGTGAAGTGGTGGAGGGAGACCCG GGGAAGGTTCTGCGGATGATGTACGTCTGGGCGTTGTGTCGAGATCAGGACGAGCTGAACCCATACGCCGCCTGGAGACTCCTGGACATCTCCGCATCCAGCACTGAGCAGATCCTCTGA
- the ticam1 gene encoding TIR domain-containing adapter molecule 1, which produces MAEDGGDLTERGFVTLAKAFEILSQVTEERWVSLTYKMGRERPRELVHAMCLILLKRNSEAHAKLTANADSSIGSYLAEMVKMHGDHLNARHIEGFKATDTKTLLDIARIFAILVQERLCDESLRDQAYCAALASSRTAGLSSLDVEEEVKQVCGPDAIDKSDTELSTYKLTSPDVSDRNSSPLLSQQSSSGCSSYSLEISSPTATETSMEQSKPLSLRTPTNSESMTSQNRLRQTNNQLPTADVKHASNTAQCLDQHGSSQLVTSKSPIDANAKDRKPPTQANSFCSPETSQIDVEEMFYAFVILHEAEDAEEAQRLRVKLERIISATGATYSEDFAQPGRSTLACIEDAIENSAFALLLLTQNFISNLSVTTADSAIVNSLENHHKLNSVIPLLPRENRLSRKSFPLVLQTKVPLDESNRTFERNASKAIARDKVDDQRKIWLIKQRKKKLLEEQKRLKEENVRNAELQRETERFAQLKLENEMWQNNLFCAPSAPPPSNGAVYPQHGAWQPQSSCIHIENAQNVMIGNHSTMNATHVKNADEFDF; this is translated from the coding sequence ATGGCCGAAGATGGAGGAGATCTCACGGAGCGAGGATTCGTGACTCTCGCCAAGGCGTTTGAGATCCTTTCCCAGGTGACGGAGGAGCGATGGGTCAGCCTGACCTACAAAATGGGCCGCGAACGACCCAGGGAGCTGGTGCATGCCATGTGCCTGATTCTCCTAAAGCGGAACAGCGAAGCGCATGCTAAGCTAACTGCTAACGCCGACAGCAGCATTGGAAGCTACTTGGCTGAAATGGTCAAAATGCACGGAGACCATTTGAATGCCAGACATATTGAGGGATTTAAGGCAACAGACACCAAAACGTTACTGGATATCGCAAGAATTTTCGCAATTTTGGTGCAGGAGAGATTGTGCGACGAGTCGCTACGAGATCAAGCATACTGCGCAGCTCTTGCGTCGAGCAGAACGGCTGGTTTGAGTTCTTTAGACGTCGAGGAGGAAGTAAAGCAAGTCTGCGGCCCTGATGCTATCGATAAATCCGACACCGAACTTTCTACTTACAAACTGACGTCTCCAGACGTGTCTGACAGAAACAGTAGCCCTTTGTTGTCTCAGCAATCAAGTTCAGGCTGCAGTTCGTATAGTCTCGAAATTAGCTCGCCAACTGCTACCGAAACCAGCATGGAACAATCAAAGCCGTTGAGTTTACGAACGCCAACAAATAGCGAAAGTATGACAAGTCAAAACCGACTACGACAAACAAACAATCAACTACCGACAGCGGACGTCAAACACGCATCAAATACGGCGCAGTGTCTTGACCAACACGGAAGCTCCCAACTTGTGACATCCAAAAGCCCAATTGATGCTAACGCTAAGGATCGCAAACCACCAACTCAAGCTAACAGTTTTTGCTCTCCAGAGACGAGCCAAATCGATGTAGAAGAAATGTTTTATGCCTTCGTGATCCTCCACGAAGCTGAAGACGCGGAAGAGGCGCAAAGGCTCCGAGTAAAACTGGAGCGCATAATCTCCGCGACTGGTGCAACATATTCGGAAGACTTCGCCCAACCGGGAAGGTCAACGTTAGCATGCATCGAGGACGCCATCGAAAACTCAGCGTTCGCTCTTCTGCTGCTCACGCAAAACTTCATATCCAACCTTAGCGTGACCACCGCTGATTCAGCCATCGTGAACTCGCTGGAAAACCATCACAAATTGAACTCCGTTATTCCGCTGCTACCCCGCGAGAACCGTTTGTCGCGCAAAAGCTTTCCGTTGGTGCTTCAGACGAAAGTCCCCCTCGACGAAAGCAACAGAACATTCGAACGCAACGCCTCGAAGGCCATCGCACGGGACAAAGTGGACGATCAAAGGAAGATTTGGCTAATCAAACAGCGTAAGAAGAAACTACTTGAGGAACAGAAGAGACTAAAAGAGGAGAATGTCAGAAACGCAGAACTACAACGAGAGACTGAGAGATTTGCGCAACTGAAACTAGAAAATGAAATGTGGCAGAATAACTTGTTTTGTGCTCCATCGGCACCACCTCCGTCGAATGGAGCAGTGTATCCGCAACATGGCGCGTGGCAGCCTCAATCGTCGTGCATCCACATCGAGAACGCGCAGAACGTTATGATCGGAAATCACTCAACGATGAATGCCACCCATGTTAAAAACGCTGATGAGTTTGACTTTTAA